In Daucus carota subsp. sativus chromosome 4, DH1 v3.0, whole genome shotgun sequence, one DNA window encodes the following:
- the LOC108215652 gene encoding probable nucleoredoxin 1 isoform X1 translates to MKKAMKKSDISLRSCSTRKRKKIETDDEKGKNKKVKTQTLSHETLEQGGDESAKAIRSDMSLKSCSISERKNNGSKDEKGKKKKKSKKKKKKKGSYMVNLSGLRFGRFLRRKKKTTQSCVNDSGPQWVVQKHPQAVRKGDRVNLQQLLFTRDRDFLITYNNRRVQAKHLENKVIVLHFVPLVPWSEYWMRFETTILLDVYNALLPKGDFEVVFIGVELDTANAASNCPTPRECFENKFSIMPWIGIPFSDVKSSTDWETVFPLSGFLTRDTPASFVIDHTGMVLQCNANDIFHMYGARAYPFTDKRMECLLKEDAEARNHPSITKLLASSERNHLINKDNQAVPIHNLEDKVVGIYFYEDYPNHALTSEIQKAYEQLAQKNNFEIVLVYVHDSFATCERTSEKSYWKTFKKMPWLALPFQDPVCKKLQRVFDYPLYTCEDEDGPDHSLVIIGPQGKFVELYGADILKNYGIAAYPFTQKRVAKLEAERIKELKLDMFWSRKTTLIQKNGSTVQLSQLEGKRIIVIVEDDQHIPDAKFWRMLKARYLQVKGTDNEFEVVHICKNKEGYSYGKNIAPISWLRHPSRHPSHRYGLNVLKILNRVFRRGSVVGLLAFDRDGRLVRRTPYPSILKENVDFPFGVMEEEFLRELVDRELDY, encoded by the exons ATGAAGAAGGCGATGAAGAAGTCAGATATTAGCTTGAGGAGCTGTTCAACCcgaaaaagaaagaagattgaAACTGATGATGAAAAGGGTAAGAACAAGAAAGTAAAGACTCAAACTTTAAGTCATGAAACCCTAGAACAAGGTGGGGATGAGAGTGCTAAAGCTATTAGGTCAGATATGAGCTTAAAGAGTTGTTCAATTAGTGAAAGAAAGAACAATGGGTCTAAGGATGAAAAgggtaagaagaagaagaagagtaaaaagaagaagaagaaaaagggtTCATACATGGTTAATTTATCAGGATTGAGGTTTGGGAGGTTTTTAAGACGAAAAAAGAAAACAACTCAGTCTTGTGTTAATGATTCTGGACCACAGTGGGTGGTGCAAAAACATCCCCAGGCAGTTAGAAAGGGAGATAGGGTCAATTTACAGCAACTTCTGTTTACGAGGGACAGGGATTTTCTCATCACTTATAATAACCGCCGG GTCCAAGCTAAGCACCTGGAAAACAAAGTTATTGTCTTACATTTTGTGCCACTTGTTCCGTGGTCCGAATATTGGATGAGATTTGAAACAACAATCTTGCTGGATGTATACAATGCTTTGCTCCCTAAAGGTGATTTCGAGGTCGTTTTCATTGGAGTTGAGCTCGATACTGCTAATGCGGCCTCCAACTGTCCTACTCCAAGGGaatgttttgaaaataaattttctatcaTGCCGTGGATTGGGATCCCGTTCTCAGATGTCAAATCCAGCACAGATTGGGAAACAGTATTTCCCCTCTCTGGTTTTCTTACCCGTGATACTCCGGCCTCATTTGTCATCGATCATACAGGAATGGTTTTGCAATGTAACGCCAACGATATCTTTCATATGTATGGAGCCCGTGCTTATCCTTTCACTGATAAAAGGATGGAATGCCTTTTAAAGGAAGACGCTGAAGCTCGAAACCATCCCTCCATTACAAAGCTCCTAGCTTCTTCTGAACGTAATCATCTCATTAACAAGGATAATCAG GCGGTACCTATTCATAATCTCGAAGATAAGGTTGTAGGCATATATTTTTATGAAGATTATCCAAACCACGCACTTACGTCGGAAATTCAGAAGGCCTATGAACAGTTGGCTCAGAAGAATAACTTTGAAATCGTGCTTGTTTATGTTCACGACTCATTTGCTACTTGTGAACGTACAAGCGAAAAATCATACTGGAAAACGTTCAAAAAAATGCCTTGGTTGGCACTCCCGTTTCAAGACCCTGTTTGTAAAAAGTTGCAGCGAGTTTTTGATTATCCTTTGTATACTTGTGAGGATGAGGATGGGCCAGACCATAGCCTTGTAATTATTGGACCGCAAGGAAAATTTGTTGAACTGTACGGCGCtgacatattaaaaaattatggtATCGCAGCATATCCATTCACCCAAAAAAGAGTTGCTAAGTTAGAGGCCGAACGCATAAAGGAGTTGAAGCTAGACATGTTCTGGAGCCGAAAGACTACATTGATACAAAAAAATGGGTCCACA GTTCAGTTATCGCAACTCGAGGGAAAGAGAATCATAGTCATTGTTGAGGATGATCAGCATATTCCGGATGCCAAGTTTTGGCGGATGCTAAAAGCAAGGTATCTCCAAGTGAAAGGCACTGATAATGAGTTTGAAGTGGTTCACATATGTAAAAACAAGGAAGGATATTCATATGGTAAGAACATTGCGCCTATTTCATGGCTGAGACATCCTTCTCGGCATCCTTCTCATCGATACGGGTTAAATGTACTCAAGATCTTGAACCGTGTATTTAGAAGAGGAAGTGTTGTTGGACTTCTTGCTTTTGATCGTGATGGAAGGCTTGTGAGGAGAACACCGTATCCATCAATTTTAAAGGAGaatgtagattttccttttggtgtCATGGAAGAGGAGTTCTTGAGGGAACTAGTAGATCGTGAGCTTGACTATTAG
- the LOC108215652 gene encoding probable nucleoredoxin 1 isoform X2 → MKKAMKKSDISLRSCSTRKRKKIETDDEKGKNKKVKTQTLSHETLEQGGDESAKAIRSDMSLKSCSISERKNNGSKDEKGKKKKKSKKKKKKKGSYMVNLSGLRFGRFLRRKKKTTQSCVNDSGPQWVVQKHPQAVRKGDRVNLQQLLFTRDRDFLITYNNRRVQAKHLENKVIVLHFVPLVPWSEYWMRFETTILLDVYNALLPKGDFEVVFIGVELDTANAASNCPTPRECFENKFSIMPWIGIPFSDVKSSTDWETVFPLSGFLTRDTPASFVIDHTGMVLQCNANDIFHMYGARAYPFTDKRMECLLKEDAEARNHPSITKLLASSERNHLINKDNQAVPIHNLEDKVVGIYFYEDYPNHALTSEIQKAYEQLAQKNNFEIVLVYVHDSFATCERTSEKSYWKTFKKMPWLALPFQDPVCKKLQRVFDYPLYTCEDEDGPDHSLVIIGPQGKFVELYGADILKNYGIAAYPFTQKRVAKLEAERIKELKLDMFWSRKTTLIQKNGSTVQLSQLEGKMLKARYLQVKGTDNEFEVVHICKNKEGYSYGKNIAPISWLRHPSRHPSHRYGLNVLKILNRVFRRGSVVGLLAFDRDGRLVRRTPYPSILKENVDFPFGVMEEEFLRELVDRELDY, encoded by the exons ATGAAGAAGGCGATGAAGAAGTCAGATATTAGCTTGAGGAGCTGTTCAACCcgaaaaagaaagaagattgaAACTGATGATGAAAAGGGTAAGAACAAGAAAGTAAAGACTCAAACTTTAAGTCATGAAACCCTAGAACAAGGTGGGGATGAGAGTGCTAAAGCTATTAGGTCAGATATGAGCTTAAAGAGTTGTTCAATTAGTGAAAGAAAGAACAATGGGTCTAAGGATGAAAAgggtaagaagaagaagaagagtaaaaagaagaagaagaaaaagggtTCATACATGGTTAATTTATCAGGATTGAGGTTTGGGAGGTTTTTAAGACGAAAAAAGAAAACAACTCAGTCTTGTGTTAATGATTCTGGACCACAGTGGGTGGTGCAAAAACATCCCCAGGCAGTTAGAAAGGGAGATAGGGTCAATTTACAGCAACTTCTGTTTACGAGGGACAGGGATTTTCTCATCACTTATAATAACCGCCGG GTCCAAGCTAAGCACCTGGAAAACAAAGTTATTGTCTTACATTTTGTGCCACTTGTTCCGTGGTCCGAATATTGGATGAGATTTGAAACAACAATCTTGCTGGATGTATACAATGCTTTGCTCCCTAAAGGTGATTTCGAGGTCGTTTTCATTGGAGTTGAGCTCGATACTGCTAATGCGGCCTCCAACTGTCCTACTCCAAGGGaatgttttgaaaataaattttctatcaTGCCGTGGATTGGGATCCCGTTCTCAGATGTCAAATCCAGCACAGATTGGGAAACAGTATTTCCCCTCTCTGGTTTTCTTACCCGTGATACTCCGGCCTCATTTGTCATCGATCATACAGGAATGGTTTTGCAATGTAACGCCAACGATATCTTTCATATGTATGGAGCCCGTGCTTATCCTTTCACTGATAAAAGGATGGAATGCCTTTTAAAGGAAGACGCTGAAGCTCGAAACCATCCCTCCATTACAAAGCTCCTAGCTTCTTCTGAACGTAATCATCTCATTAACAAGGATAATCAG GCGGTACCTATTCATAATCTCGAAGATAAGGTTGTAGGCATATATTTTTATGAAGATTATCCAAACCACGCACTTACGTCGGAAATTCAGAAGGCCTATGAACAGTTGGCTCAGAAGAATAACTTTGAAATCGTGCTTGTTTATGTTCACGACTCATTTGCTACTTGTGAACGTACAAGCGAAAAATCATACTGGAAAACGTTCAAAAAAATGCCTTGGTTGGCACTCCCGTTTCAAGACCCTGTTTGTAAAAAGTTGCAGCGAGTTTTTGATTATCCTTTGTATACTTGTGAGGATGAGGATGGGCCAGACCATAGCCTTGTAATTATTGGACCGCAAGGAAAATTTGTTGAACTGTACGGCGCtgacatattaaaaaattatggtATCGCAGCATATCCATTCACCCAAAAAAGAGTTGCTAAGTTAGAGGCCGAACGCATAAAGGAGTTGAAGCTAGACATGTTCTGGAGCCGAAAGACTACATTGATACAAAAAAATGGGTCCACA GTTCAGTTATCGCAACTCGAGGGAAA GATGCTAAAAGCAAGGTATCTCCAAGTGAAAGGCACTGATAATGAGTTTGAAGTGGTTCACATATGTAAAAACAAGGAAGGATATTCATATGGTAAGAACATTGCGCCTATTTCATGGCTGAGACATCCTTCTCGGCATCCTTCTCATCGATACGGGTTAAATGTACTCAAGATCTTGAACCGTGTATTTAGAAGAGGAAGTGTTGTTGGACTTCTTGCTTTTGATCGTGATGGAAGGCTTGTGAGGAGAACACCGTATCCATCAATTTTAAAGGAGaatgtagattttccttttggtgtCATGGAAGAGGAGTTCTTGAGGGAACTAGTAGATCGTGAGCTTGACTATTAG